Genomic DNA from Leptospira congkakensis:
AAACATTGCCTGCTTTGTCACGAGCCACAAACTTAGTATAGGTGACAGCGCCATCAGTCATGGCAAAGGCAGCGGTATATAAAGTTCCACTACTTACAGTTCCAGTCGTTCCTTGAATGGCTGGATTTGTTGGACTAGATCCGACTTGGACGGCATAGGCAATCTGATCGCATCCAGAACCGCCAGTATCGGAACAGGATAGAGATACAGAAGTGGCGACTCCATAATTTCCCGCACCTGGATCAGCAGTCACGACTGGTGCTGTATCATCCCTTTGCAAACTAACAGATACAAATCCTGTCAGTCCATTGGATGCAGTCACACAGATGCGATATGTCTTTGTGCCTTCGCCAGTGAAATGAGTATGAGAACGAACAAATCCTTGGTCTACGTTGGCGGTAGCAGATCCTGTTGTCGCAATAGTTCCTGAATCACAAGAACTTCCTTCTCGAACGGTAAAAGACCCAGACCTGTCCGACCTCCAAGTCGCAGTGGAACTGGAAATTGCACCAGCACTGGCACTGATGGATGTCGAAGATTGGCTGACAAGAGTAAGTGCCGGAATTTTAGTTTCGATCGTATAAACGATGCTAATCGGTGCAGAAAGATTTCCTGCTAAGTCACGACAGATGGCTTGGAGGGTATGACTTCCTTCGGTAGATAGAGCGACTGCTTGGGAAGATTTTGTGATGATGGTTCCTTGTTTTGGAGAGAAGCTAGGAGCCGATGCATCCAAAGTATAAACAATCGAACCTGGTGCTTTGTTATCGGAACAAGTAAGAGTTGTTGTTTGTGTGGTGGAAAAAGTTCCGGTTAACAAAGAACTGGTGATGGTTGGAGGAGTAGTATCGCTCAAAATGGTAACGATAGCCGTATCGTTCGGCGTTCCATCTCCGTCGGTATCAAAGCCTAATGGGTTTCCATTTGTATCCACAATGATGACCACCGGATTTCCAGTTCCTCCAGGCCCTGTCGTGAGAAAACCAGGTGGATTGGGACTAATATAATAGTCAGGCAATCCGTCTCCATTCGTGTCGACGGCATCAGGAATCCCATCTCCATTGGTATCGATCAGGATGAGGTTCGGTGTAGTTCCGCCGGTAAGATTGATTCCATCGGAAACACCGTCTCCATTGGAATCGACCAAAGTTCCATCTGGTTTTCCATCACCTGACAGATCCACTGGTGTTCCTGGAGTTAGGTTTTGCGCGGAGGCAGGTGATCCGCCAACGAGTCCCAATAGAAAGGCAAACAGGCTAAAGTCTGTTTGGTTGCCGCCGCTAGGAAGGATTCCTACGCAATGAGTATAGGAAATCAATAGAAAGGAAATTAGGGTTAGTTTTTTTCGCATAACAAGCAGCCAATTTTAACATATTTTCCAAATAATATTCGGAAATGATAATATGGGTTCGAACTTGGAATGTGGACAACTAATTTTCATTAGTTTGTCCAAAAAGTGAACTAAAACCGTTTAAAACGTTCTAGAAAGTGGTTTCCACCGTTTCTAACGGTTTTGAAAATAAAGGTGAGTGAACTTCGATTCATCTTTCAATTGAATCCCTAGATTTGTTAGTTCAGCTTCAAGTTTGGGGAGGGAACTGGGACCAAACCCATGCAATCGAAGTAGGTCTTTTTTCGTAAATCGAGATAGATCTTCGAGTTTTGAAATCCCAAGTTCATTGATCAAAGCTCTCTGGGCAGGTACTCCGAGAAAACTTAAAAAATTAGAATCATTTGTTTTCATATTCGATTCTTCCAATTCATCACTTGGGTAAAGGGCATCTAGTAGCTACCGCCGCTTCCGCCTCCACCGGATGAACCTCCACCAAAACTTCCTCCCCCGCTGCCACCGCCACCAGAGGAGCCGCCAGAACTGCTCTTTTGTTTTTTGGGAATGGTTTCGTATTCGGTGGCACTATGTTTGCAGTGAGCACAATTTCGTCTGACTTCTACCTTACCCGAACTGCTGTAAGTTGCTTCTGAAAGGATGCGGCTGGATTTACAAACAAAGGTTTCGAACTTACAATCCGGGCAGGTCTTGATTTTACGAAAGGAAGTGCCTTTGTAAATGTATTCTGGATCGATATTGGGAAATTTGAGAATGGAATTGGCCTCGCATCCCGGACATACCCAAACATCGTAATCTATGGAATTCACTAGCTCTTCAGAAATTTGACCTTTCGACAAATGGGTGTTATCCTCTTCTTCCGAAAGTTTGATCATAGCGGTTCCACATTTTTTACAGTTTCTGGGTGTGTTGCGAATGTTTTGTAATCGTTCCATCAACTTACGCATTCGTAAGTCTCCCCAAAAAATAAAGAAGACAATGATGCTTGCAACAATGAGAAAAATTGATATAGGGAATAAGGCATCCTCTAACACCAAAGACAATAGAGTGATGGCAATGATGACGGGACTGATCACAATTCCATAAAACAAAATAAAATCTGTTTTGTGGACAATATGGTATTTGGCAGTTGGAGAAGGTGTGAGCCAAACCACAATCCTTTGGAATAAATTTAAAAATAGAAAAAGACCTAAATAACCGAAGATAAGAAACTTCTTATTTCGAAACGATTCTTCCTTTTCTATTTTTTCTTGTTCGGCGAATTTTTCGTTTAACAATCTTGATTCTTCATCGTTTAAAAAATAGTTTCCAGTGGTATTGTATCTATCAACGGTTTCTTCTAAGATTTTCTTTTCATCATCTGTGAGTTGCGAGTAGGGTTTTCCTTGGTAATCATATTCATCGGTTCGTTTTGACTGATTGGATGTGTCATTGTTTGAAGGATCTTCACTTATATCTGTCGCAACATTTGTGTTAGATACATTGATTACTAAATTTTCCACCGCGATTTCTGGATGGTTCAGTTTATTGATCAGTGCGGCAACCGTATCGGCATGACCCTTTTGAAAATCATCAGCTTTAAAAGAAGGAATGGTGTAGGTATCAATGATTCGTTTGACTGTGACGTCTGGAAGGGCTCCTTCCAGACCATATCCAATTTCGATTTCCACACGCCTTTGGTCGATGATGTGTAAAACTAGGATTCCATTGTCCTTGCCTTTTTTCCCAATTTTCCAATGATTAAATAGTGCGACGGCAAAGTCTTTTGGCACATAACTTCCAATCGTCGGCAATGTGACGACCGCAATTTCCAATCCACTCGAAGCTTCTTCTGCACTGATCATATTGTCGATGACTGACGCGTCTGTCAAAACACCGGCACTGTCTTCTACCCAACTATTTCTTAGTTCCTTAGGATTGGGAACTTTGGAAACAAGTGAGTCTATGGATTCTTCATGGGAAGGGGAGCAGAAGAAAATTGTGAGCAGGGAAGTTGCTACGGCGAGAGTCAGTAGAATCTTATGGAAATAGGTTTGTCTTTGGGTAAGGAGTGCATTCACGACCGCTAAATCATAGAAGAGCGGATTGGGATGTCAAGCCTCTAGTTATGGGGGAAGCCCACAAGAGGATCCACAAGTAAAGGAAATGGTTCTTGGAGTGAGAGGAATTCCAGACTGAGAACGAATCCCGGGGCCCAAAGAAATCGTATAAGTAGTTTCGTTAACAAAGCCGTCTGGCATTCCATGAAGTGACTGGCCTTGTATGCTAACGCTTTCTACGGAAACTGGTGGAGTGATCAAAATATTCTCAGAAAACCATGTAGAGTAAGGCACTTCATCTTCTGGAAGTAGAATGATATCTGAAAAATAGAAAGAGAGCATTGATGGAGCATTTTCTACGTAAGCATTATTTTTTGGACCCGAATCAGTAAGTTCAAAAAAACTAGGTTGGTTTCCTGGTTCATAAGCAAAAAAACTCGAGACTTCCACAAGACTAGAATTGTCTTTGATTTCCGTAACTCGAATGTCTAGAGGTGAAGAAACAAGAAGTGTGAAGCTAAAATATGAGGAGCCACCTTTTGTCACTGTAAATGTGGTGGAGCCGGTTGATAAATGAATGAAAAATCTCCCACCAGAATCCGTTGTTGCCGATGAATCTAATCCATCGAGTCCATTGGATCGGCTGGCAACCGTAAGAGTTGCATTTGGAACTGCTGCACCTGTTTCATCACGAATTTGGCCAGTGATGGAAATAGCAAAGGGTGAAGGAGTCAGTCCGCCCAGAAGAGGGAGTCCTAGGAGAATGGATGAGTCTTCTTTGGGATCAGAAACCAGGATGCTTTGAACGAAGGGGTTGAAGTAGCAGTTTGCTTGGATTGTCAGCAGAACTAGAAGTAAGGAATATTTGAGTTTACGTATGATAAAATTCATTTTCGTAAATATGGCGTCTTAAATGATAAGTCGCCGCGGCATAAATTTATGCGAATATATGAATTTTATGATATATAGTTATGATTTGTCAAATCAAAAATAGCCTGATTTATGTCCCTGGACATACGGAGCAAGTAGGCGAGATCGGTATTATTTTTGAAAATAGGAAAATACTTGGATAGCAATTAAGATCCACTGCAACTAGGTTGGCAAAGAAATGTAAGAGTTCGCGGTTTTAAAGTTTTACCAGCCGCCGATTTAATTCCTGATCCAAATATAAATATATTCGGCCCAATAGAACCAGCCGACGCATTGTAAATTGTAAGTACATTGTTGGTTATTTCAGATGCCTCCCCATCAAGTGTTTTGGTAGGATACGTTAATATATTTGCATCCAAAAAGGTTTGTTTGTCCCCTGGAACATCCAAGTTTTCAGAGAATGTAATATAAAGATAGGTTGGCCAAATTTCAAATGTTGTTCCTTCTGATATCGGAGAAGTGGAAACTATATCAAAATAATTCGGAATGGAACCTTCCGAATAAAATTCCATATTGATAGCACCAGCGCCAGCAACTGATGATGCAACGACAGATACAACACCTGGGCTTGGAATTGAAATTGTGAATGTAAACAACACCGAACCTGATTGTTCTACTCGAAAGGTTGTTTCGCCTAAACTTAAAGTAAGATAAAACCTACCTCCTTCATTTAATGAGGTAGTGCTGGTGAGACGAGGTGATGGATTGATTTGGCTAAGGATAGTCAAGGCACCGTTAGCGACAGCAGCTCCATTTGCATTAACTACTTGGCCTGTGATGTTGACAGTTCTTGATCCAGTAAGTGCAGCGGCAATTCCCAATTTAGATGCTGGATTTGTGTTTTCTTCAATTTCTGGATTCACAACCATTTGCACCGCTGGATTGAAATAACAATTCCCGAGTAACATCCCTAAACTCAAAAATACTGCAACAGATAGTAAATTAAATCGCGAGCTCATATCGTTTCTCCAGAAAAAAGAGGGATTGTTTTACAAAAGGAAAATCTCTTAGGTTAGGAACCTAAGAGGTTAATTGTATGGGACGTAGTGATGTTTGGCAAGAAATTTATTGATTACGAAGGGTAACCGAACTGAAATTAACCGAATATTTCCTCTCTCAACCCAAAAAATCTTTATTAATAAGCACAAGCTTCCGGTAGGCTGTAACAAAACTTAATTCTACGCGGTGTCAGCGAATTGCCCGAAGCAGATTTGATATTAGAAGTAAAATCTATAGTATATACATTGCTATATGTAAATTCTCCTATTGCCATAAGTGGAATTTGATTTCCAAAAATACTTGAAGGTAGATATCCAGTCCCTATCGCAGGTGAAATGATCACAGAATTTTGAGCCCAAGATAAATTTCCTGGCTCTACATCTGCAGGAGCTTCATTGAATTCTAAAAATATTGCATTCGGAGCTTTTCCTAAATTAACGTTATGAATATTTACTTCTGACTCTCCTTCTAAAGTGAACACTCGTACCAACTCAAAAAAGCTAGGTGACTCGCTACCGTTCATTGTACCTAAATTGGAAATTTCAAACAATTCGGAAGTGCCACTTATCTCTGCTGTGATCGAAGTTGGATCCAAAACGTCCAATGAGAGGGTAAAAAGTGGAGAGTCATTTTGTGAAACTACAAAACTAATCCTGCCTGATTGGAAAGGTAAATAAAACCTTCCCCCCGAATCAGTTGTGTAAGGTGGTAAAATGGATTTGGATTGGGGTGAAATAGGTGAAGGAGCTAAAACAAGATTTGCTAGTGCTGTGCCATATTGATTACGGATTTGACCCGTGATCTTTAGGTCAGATACTCCTGGGCCGAGTCCAAGTAAACTAAGAAATGAATTATCATTTTTTTCTTCCACTGGATTTAAGATTCCGTTCACAATCGGATTGAAATAACAATTTTGAAAAAACGAAATGGAAAAGACTAATAATCCAATCGTTTTTTTCAATGGCAGATAAGAAGTCATTCTGGAGTATCTAAATTTCATATCAATATACCTAGAGCTTACTTCTTCTTCTTCAAAGATTCTAAATCTTTTTCGAGTTGTTCTAACTCGTATTTTTCTTCCGCTTCTTTCAGTTCTTGTTCGGTTCTGATTTGTTCTACGGCTTCATCTTTGATGCGTTTGATTTCGGAATCAGAGACCATACGATATCCATTTCCATCGCAAACATCAACGATAATGGTTTTACGAGTGACTGTGATGAGAAATCCACCGAGAAGAGTAATCGCCATATCTTTCCAAGTAGAAGTTTGTTTGATCCGAACAGGGCGGTTGTCTTTGGGAAGTAATACATTCCAATCAGGTTCGTAGAAACGTAAGGCACCAAACAACCAAAAGTATTCTGGATATTCTTGGAATGCCTGGCATTTTGCCGAGTCGGGAGCGAGAGTGATCATGTTACCATCAGCAACAGACCCAAGAACAAAGGAATCACGAAGGCTATGGGTTACGACTTCGCCTCCTTCTTGTTTCGCTTTTCTTTCTGATTCTTGTCTGGATAATTCTTCTCTACGTTTGCGGATTTCTTCTTGTTTGGCTGCGATGGCTTTTTCTTTTTCAGATTTTCGTTTTTCTTCTTCTTCTTTACGAATGTTTTCTTCTTCTGATTCCGCAATGTCTTTGTAGATAATTTTTAGGACAGTTTTTTTGGAAATCACCATGTGTTTTCCGTTCTGTGTGTCCACTTCGACACTATCCACGTTTTGGTTGGTCACAATCCCTTTGATGGATTTGCCTTGTTTGAGAAGGATGGTTTGTACAGCGCTTAATGGAAAAATAAAAAATAGAAGTATAATTAAGGTTAATTTGATGTTTCGCATTTTTTTAGGTCCGTTTTCTAGTATTTTCCCTATATTAATAAAATTTAGAATCATTTGCAATACCGAAATTTTGCATTTAACAGAAATACTTCGAGAAATGAGGTCTCGATTTTGCAAGGAGATGGATGTTTCTCACCAAACAATCGAATTTGAATGTAAAAAGTAGTAGATAATAGCCGCAGTATGATTCGTATTTTATGTTTTGTTCATTCGGTTTAAAGTTGATCATTCCAATAAAAATATAGTGGTTCATTAGAAAGAGGCGCATGAAAGAAGACCAAAAGATGCATAAAGTTCTACATTCTGTCCATTTATGGGGCATCGCAGTGGGGCTTGTTATTTCCGGGGATTATTTCGGTTGGAATTTTGGATGGTCCAAAGCTAGTTTTTGGGAATTCAGTTTTGCTGTGGTTTTGATCGCCACTTTCTATGTACTATTTGCCCTTTGTTTTACAGAACTGGCAGCCAGCATCCCGCAGTCGGGTGGGCCTTCTGCTTATGCAAAAAAAGCACTTGGGGATTTGTTTGGGCTTGTCACTGGATATTTGGTTCTTGTTGAATTTTTACTCGCACCGCCGGCGATTGCCTCTGCTCTCGGTGGGTATATCCATTTCCTATTTCCCGTTATACCAGCGTTTGGTGCCGGTATAGTAATGTTTTGTTTCCTTTTATTAATCAATTTAACGGGGATCAAACAAACGGCTCGGTTTGAACTTTTTGTCACTCTTGTCGCTGTGTTTGGACTTTTGTTCTATTTAGTTTTTCTTGTACCACATATTTCCTTGGATCGTATTCCTAATTTTCCAGAAGTAACTTCTATCTCTTGGGGATCTGTATTTCTTTCTATTCCTTTTGCCATTTGGTTTTTTTTAGCAGTGGAAGGAGTGGCTTTGGCTGCCGAAGAAGTTCGTAATCCGGCAAGGGACATTCCTATTGGATATACCGCTGGTATTTTTACTTTACTCTGTTTGGCGGGACTCATTTTTGTTTTCACAGCTTCTGTTGTAGATACCAAAGAAATTTCTGAATTGGATTATCCTTTGTCTTATGTATTACAAAAGTTATATGGCAAGGATCAAATTTGGCCTTTTGTGTTTACCTTCATTGGTTTGTTTGGACTTGTTGCTTCTTTATTTGGGATCATCCTTGGAAATTCGCGGTTGATTTATGCTATGGCTAAGGAGGGTTACTTACCAAATTACCTTTCTAAATTGAGTAAGGGCACTCTTGTTCCACAAAATGCAGTTCTTTCTGGTGGCGTATTGGGAATTTTTTGTATGTATTTTTTTGATACCGCAGAACTTATCACCATATCTGCATTAGGTGCATGTGGAATGTATCTACTTAGTTTGGTTTCCTATTTTGTTCTTCGCAAAAAAGAACCGCTGATGCCACGGCCGTACAAAGCTCCTTTTTATCCGATCCTTCCTGGAATTGCTTTAGTTCTTGGAATTGTCGCTTGTGGTTCGGTTTGTTTTTCCGAGCCTTATCTGGCACTTGGAGTAGTTGGATTTGGATTTTTACTGGGAATTGGTTACCGTTTCCAATCAAAAAGCTAACTTGATTTGAATCCAATCCAATGAAGTTGCCATTGGAATTCATTTTGCGTTTGGAATCAAAATTCAGTTCAGTTCAATAAATAGCAAAGTTAAATATTGAATTAACTTCCCTGTTCCATTTTTGGTTTGGCTTGTGCTTCGTAACAACGATCCAAAAACAATCGTGAAACAGAATCATCTGGGTTTGTATCAAGTAGTTTGGCAAAACTATCGATTGCCTCTTCAAAATCTTCTCTGCGGAAGGCATCCAGTGCGAGTGTATAATCATCTTTGGTGGAAACAAGCCTTGCTGCTTTTTCTGGTTCGTATCCATCCAAAACTTCTACAACAAAAACCGATTCTGTTTTTCCTTTGATCGCCACTCGGTCCAGGAGTCGGTAATGGTATCCTAATCCGTCAGATGCTTCGATAAAAGTGTCTGCACTAATCACAATCCGAGAAGAAAAGAGTTTGGTGATTCCTTCAATTCGAGAGGCAAGGTTGACTGCGTCTGAGATAACGGTTCCTTCCATTCGCTTGTGCTCACCTAAGATTCCTAAGGTGAGATTTCCTGTATGGATTCCAATCCCTACTTCAATCGGAATATAACCACAGTTAGACCTATGCCCGTTA
This window encodes:
- a CDS encoding carboxypeptidase-like regulatory domain-containing protein — encoded protein: MNFIIRKLKYSLLLVLLTIQANCYFNPFVQSILVSDPKEDSSILLGLPLLGGLTPSPFAISITGQIRDETGAAVPNATLTVASRSNGLDGLDSSATTDSGGRFFIHLSTGSTTFTVTKGGSSYFSFTLLVSSPLDIRVTEIKDNSSLVEVSSFFAYEPGNQPSFFELTDSGPKNNAYVENAPSMLSFYFSDIILLPEDEVPYSTWFSENILITPPVSVESVSIQGQSLHGMPDGFVNETTYTISLGPGIRSQSGIPLTPRTISFTCGSSCGLPP
- a CDS encoding LA_0442/LA_0875 N-terminal domain-containing protein, with the translated sequence MRNIKLTLIILLFFIFPLSAVQTILLKQGKSIKGIVTNQNVDSVEVDTQNGKHMVISKKTVLKIIYKDIAESEEENIRKEEEEKRKSEKEKAIAAKQEEIRKRREELSRQESERKAKQEGGEVVTHSLRDSFVLGSVADGNMITLAPDSAKCQAFQEYPEYFWLFGALRFYEPDWNVLLPKDNRPVRIKQTSTWKDMAITLLGGFLITVTRKTIIVDVCDGNGYRMVSDSEIKRIKDEAVEQIRTEQELKEAEEKYELEQLEKDLESLKKKK
- a CDS encoding Ig-like domain-containing protein, which translates into the protein MKFRYSRMTSYLPLKKTIGLLVFSISFFQNCYFNPIVNGILNPVEEKNDNSFLSLLGLGPGVSDLKITGQIRNQYGTALANLVLAPSPISPQSKSILPPYTTDSGGRFYLPFQSGRISFVVSQNDSPLFTLSLDVLDPTSITAEISGTSELFEISNLGTMNGSESPSFFELVRVFTLEGESEVNIHNVNLGKAPNAIFLEFNEAPADVEPGNLSWAQNSVIISPAIGTGYLPSSIFGNQIPLMAIGEFTYSNVYTIDFTSNIKSASGNSLTPRRIKFCYSLPEACAY
- the eat gene encoding ethanolamine permease, which gives rise to MKEDQKMHKVLHSVHLWGIAVGLVISGDYFGWNFGWSKASFWEFSFAVVLIATFYVLFALCFTELAASIPQSGGPSAYAKKALGDLFGLVTGYLVLVEFLLAPPAIASALGGYIHFLFPVIPAFGAGIVMFCFLLLINLTGIKQTARFELFVTLVAVFGLLFYLVFLVPHISLDRIPNFPEVTSISWGSVFLSIPFAIWFFLAVEGVALAAEEVRNPARDIPIGYTAGIFTLLCLAGLIFVFTASVVDTKEISELDYPLSYVLQKLYGKDQIWPFVFTFIGLFGLVASLFGIILGNSRLIYAMAKEGYLPNYLSKLSKGTLVPQNAVLSGGVLGIFCMYFFDTAELITISALGACGMYLLSLVSYFVLRKKEPLMPRPYKAPFYPILPGIALVLGIVACGSVCFSEPYLALGVVGFGFLLGIGYRFQSKS
- a CDS encoding TPM domain-containing protein; translation: MNALLTQRQTYFHKILLTLAVATSLLTIFFCSPSHEESIDSLVSKVPNPKELRNSWVEDSAGVLTDASVIDNMISAEEASSGLEIAVVTLPTIGSYVPKDFAVALFNHWKIGKKGKDNGILVLHIIDQRRVEIEIGYGLEGALPDVTVKRIIDTYTIPSFKADDFQKGHADTVAALINKLNHPEIAVENLVINVSNTNVATDISEDPSNNDTSNQSKRTDEYDYQGKPYSQLTDDEKKILEETVDRYNTTGNYFLNDEESRLLNEKFAEQEKIEKEESFRNKKFLIFGYLGLFLFLNLFQRIVVWLTPSPTAKYHIVHKTDFILFYGIVISPVIIAITLLSLVLEDALFPISIFLIVASIIVFFIFWGDLRMRKLMERLQNIRNTPRNCKKCGTAMIKLSEEEDNTHLSKGQISEELVNSIDYDVWVCPGCEANSILKFPNIDPEYIYKGTSFRKIKTCPDCKFETFVCKSSRILSEATYSSSGKVEVRRNCAHCKHSATEYETIPKKQKSSSGGSSGGGGSGGGSFGGGSSGGGGSGGSY
- a CDS encoding carboxypeptidase regulatory-like domain-containing protein, with product MSSRFNLLSVAVFLSLGMLLGNCYFNPAVQMVVNPEIEENTNPASKLGIAAALTGSRTVNITGQVVNANGAAVANGALTILSQINPSPRLTSTTSLNEGGRFYLTLSLGETTFRVEQSGSVLFTFTISIPSPGVVSVVASSVAGAGAINMEFYSEGSIPNYFDIVSTSPISEGTTFEIWPTYLYITFSENLDVPGDKQTFLDANILTYPTKTLDGEASEITNNVLTIYNASAGSIGPNIFIFGSGIKSAAGKTLKPRTLTFLCQPSCSGS